A DNA window from Setaria viridis chromosome 2, Setaria_viridis_v4.0, whole genome shotgun sequence contains the following coding sequences:
- the LOC117844764 gene encoding ADP-ribosylation factor GTPase-activating protein AGD3, with amino-acid sequence MFFSRLDDSPMFRKQMQSLEEGAELLRERCFKFHKGCRKYTEGLGEAYDGDIAFASSLETFGGGHNDPISVAFGGPVMTKFTIALREIGTYKEVLRSQVEHMLNDKLLQFVDIDLHEMKDARKRFDKASLLYDQAREKYLSLKKGTRTDVATAVEDELHSARSSFEQARFNLVTSLSNIEAKKRFEFLEAVSGTMDAHLRYFKQGYELLHQMEPYINQVLAYAQQSRERSNYEQAALVERMQEFKRQIDRESRWSPNGMNDSPNGDGIQAIGRSSHKMIEAVMQSASKGKVQTIRQGYLSKRSSNLRGDWKRRFFVLDSRGMLYYYRKQNSRPSSGYSNQRTSTPSEHGSGLLSRWFSSHYHGGVHDEKSVARHTVNLLTSTIKVDADQSDLRFCFRIISPTKNYTLQAESAMDQMDWIEKITGVIASLLSSQSPERRLLLSPKGSSHHRTASESSSFSSSTELEHSISEDCMLEKNSGSGYFDHSARGTQHHRTSMMKPDKPIDLLRKVAGNGNCADCGAAEPDWASLNLGILLCIECSGVHRNMGVHISKVRSLTLDVRVWELSVINLFQSLGNTFANTVWEGMLPSSSCADHGDISRADELENTSHGFTLSKPKQSDPITVKEKFIHAKYAEKDFVRKHNVDEIQLAQLMWDNVSSNNKKGVYSLIVGSNADVNFSYGHTSFNSALTLGKALLLQEQPASPSIGSSRCFDRNPLEKDSSGDSISPASTSARIDELDDYVEGLSLLHLACRVADLGMVELLLQYGANVNSTDSRGRTPLHHCIMKGRPMYARLLLSRGADSQATDRDDRTALQYAMDGGAIDDEEILVLLEDPSR; translated from the exons ATGTTTTTCAGCAGGCTCGATGACTCGCCCATGTTCAGGAAGCAG ATGCAATCACTTGAAGAAGGTGCTGAATTGCTAAGAGAAAGATGTTTCAAGTTTCACAAAGGTTGCCGGAAATACAC GGAAGGACTAGGGGAAGCATATGATGGAGATATTGCGTTCGCAAGTTCACTTGAAACTTTTGGAGGGGGTCATAATGATCCAATCAGTGTTGCATTTGGAG GGCCTGTTATGACCAAATTTACAATTGCCTTGAGAGAAATTGGAACATACAAAGAAGTATTGCGCTCCCAG GTTGAGCATATGCTAAATGACAAGCTGCTCCAGTTTGTGGACATTGATTTACATGAAATGAAG GATGCTAGGAAACGTTTTGACAAGGCTAGCCTTCTTTATGACCAG GCTCGTGAGAAGTATTTATCCTTGAAGAAAGGTACAAGGACTGACGTAGCAACTGCTGTAGAGGAC GAGCTCCACAGTGCCAGATCTTCATTTGAACAAGCTCGTTTCAATCTG GTGACTTCGCTTTCAAATATCGAGGCTAAGAAGAGGTTTGAATTTTTGGAGGCTGTTAGTGGGACAATGGACGCGCATCTTCGTTATTTCAAACAA GGATATGAACTCCTGCATCAGATGGAACCATATATCAACCAA gttctTGCTTATGCACAGCAATCAAGAGAAAGGTCTAACTATGAGCAGGCTGCTCTTGTTGAGAGAATGCAAGAGTTCAAACGACAAATTGATCGGGAAAGTCGGTGGTCACCAAATGGAATGAACGATTCCCCTAATGGTGATGGAATACAAGCAATTGGTAGAAGTTCTCATAAGATGATTGAGGCAGTGATGCAATCAGCTTCAAAGGGCAAG GTTCAGACTATTCGACAAGGCTATCTTTCTAAGAGATCTTCAAATTTGAGAGGTGACTGGAAAAGGAGGTTCTTTGTACTCGACAGTCGAGGAATGTTATACTATTATCGCAAGCAAAACAGTAGGCCATCT AGCGGTTATTCTAATCAAAGAACTAGCACTCCCTCTGAACATGGTTCTGGGTTGCTCAGCAGATGGTTTTCATCTCATTACCATGGAGGCGTGCATGATGAGAAATCTGTTGCACGCCATACTGTAAACTTGCTAACATCGACCATTAAAGTTGATGCAGACCAATCAGACTTGCGGTTCTGCTTCAGAATAATTTCTCCCACAAAGAACTATACATTGCAG GCAGAGAGTGCAATGGATCAGATGGATTGGATTGAAAAAATTACTGGCGTCATCGCTTCTTTGCTGAGCTCCCAGTCCCCTGAACGG CGTCTTCTGCTGAGCCCTAAGGGCAGCAGCCATCATCGAACTGCCAGCGAAAGCAGTTCTTTCAGTAGCTCAACAGAACTTGAACATTCAATAAGTGAAGATTGCATGCTGGAAAAGAACTCAGGAAGTGGTTATTTCGATCATTCTGCCAGGGGTACACAGCATCACCGAACAAGCATGATGAAGCCTGATAAGCCAATTGACTTGCTTAGGAAAGTGGCTGGCAATGGTAACTGTGCTGACTGTGGTGCTGCAGAGCCTGATTGGGCATCCCTGAACCTTGGAATTCTTTTATGCATAGAGTGTTCTGGGGTACACAGAAATATGGGTGTGCATATATCTAAG GTAAGATCCCTGACGCTTGATGTCAGGGTTTGGGAGCTATCTGTAATCAATCTCTTTCAGTCATTAGGCAACACGTTTGCCAATACTGTCTGGGAAGGAATGTTACCTTCGTCAAGCTGCGCTGACCATGGTGATATTTCAAG GGCTGATGAATTAGAAAACACATCGCATGGCTTTACACTCAGCAAGCCTAAACAATCTGATCCTATTACCGTGAAGGAGAAATTTATTCATGCCAAG TATGCTGAAAAGGATTTTGTGCGGAAGCATAATGTGGATGAGATTCAGCTAGCACAACTGATGTGGGATAATGTAAGTTCAAACAACAAAAAGGGGGTGTACAGTCTGATTGTGGGGTCAAATGCCGATGTAAATTTTTCTTACGGACATACATCATTCAATTCGGCTTTGACTCTGGGAAAAGCGCTCCTCCTACAAGAGCAACCAGCTTCACCATCAATTGGAAGTTCTAGATGTTTTGATCGCAATCCGCTTGAGAAGGATTCTTCTGGGGACTCTATTTCTCCTGCCAGCACAAGTGCCCGTATAGACGAATTGGATGATTATGTCGAAGGGTTGTCTTTGCTTCATCTAGCATGCCGCGTTGCGGACCTGGGCATGGTTGAGCTACTCTTGCAGTACGGCGCCAATGTAAACTCTACAGATTCAAGAGGGCGAACACCACTTCATCACTGCATCATGAAAGGCAGACCCATGTACGCCAGGCTGCTGCTTTCCAG GGGGGCTGATTCTCAAGCCACGGACAGAGATGATAGAACAGCATTACAGTATGCAATGGATGGCGGAGCCATAGACGATGAAGAGATCCTTGTTTTGTTAGAGGACCCGAGTAGATAA